A DNA window from Fragaria vesca subsp. vesca linkage group LG3, FraVesHawaii_1.0, whole genome shotgun sequence contains the following coding sequences:
- the LOC101309130 gene encoding LRR receptor-like serine/threonine-protein kinase FLS2-like codes for MESHRVSLAIVIVCSALLTVLSAQTSLEVEVEALKAFKKSITSDPNGTLTDWTSEASHHCNWSGIACDPSTNQVTSISLVEKQLAGVISPFLGNISGLQVLDLTSNSFTGHIPAELGLCSQLSQLALYQNSLSGSIPPELGNLGNLQSLDLGDNFLSGSIPESICNCRNLSLVGAEFNNLTGKIPSNIGNLVNLQLLLANGNNFTGSLPASMGKLAAFKAVDLSKNQLSGALPRELGNLSNLEQLVVFENSFVGEIPSELSWCKKLVNLEIYSNHFTGSIPPELGSLVHLETLRLYKNRLNSTIPLSIFQLKSLTHLELSNNELSGTIPSELGSLRSLQMLTLHSNKFTGKIPSSLTSLTNLTYLSMSLNSLTGELPSNIGSLYNLKNLSMNGNLLEGSIPSSITNCTNLQVISLAINRITGKIPQGLGQLQNLSFFSVWSNKLFGEIPDDLFNCTTLSTLDLGLNNFSGYLKPRIGKLSNLRRLKAFANSFVGKIPPEIGQLNQLIVLDLGENRFSGPVPPQLSNLSHLQGLSLDNNALEGAIPEKLFELKELTKLELQQNKLIGPIPDSVSKLELLSYLNLQGNMLNGSIPKSMAHLNRLTTVDLSHNHLSGPIPGSVVSGMKSMQIYLNFSYNFLDGSIPDELGMLGMVQAIDISNNNFSGMIPRALEGCRNLYSLDLSGNKLSGPIQAEVFAKMDTLTSLNLSRNNLDGELPEELTNLKHLSSLDLSQNSLRGVIPEGFSNFTTTLKHLNLSFNQLEGPLPDTGLFRSMNASSLVGNPDLCGDILLKTCKKSSRISKTTMYVLVSLGIASVLLILVIIFLFLNRFNKLRKQEKVENPELECATALTLKRFDPKDLENATGRFSKENILGASSLSTVYKGGLEDGQIVAIKSLNLQQFSVESDKCFNREIKTLSQLRHRNLVKVLGYAWESGKLKALVLEYMENGNLENIIHEDGMNQWRLTFSQRINILVSIASGLDYLHSGYDFPIVHCDLKPSNILLDDDWEAHVSDFGTARMLGVHLQDGSSLSTASAFQGTIGYLAPEFAYMRKITTKVDVFSFGVIVMELLTRQRPTGIMEENGQPMSLHQLVEKALANGSHSLLEVLDPMLTSNISKVQEASAEELLKLALICTNQIPEERPIMNEVLSALKKLKKAI; via the exons ATGGAGTCTCACAGAGTCAGTTTGGCCATAGTCATAGTCTGTTCTGCTCTGCTTACTGTTCTATCAGCTCAGACAAGCTTGGAGGTTGAAGTCGAGGCCTTGAAGGCGTTCAAGAAATCCATCACCAGCGACCCCAATGGAACACTTACAGACTGGACCTCAGAGGCAAGCCATCACTGCAATTGGTCTGGCATTGCCTGTGACCCCTCAACGAATCAAGTTACCTCTATTTCTCTGGTGGAAAAGCAGCTCGCAGGCGTGATCTCACCCTTCCTTGGAAACATTTCAGGCCTCCAGGTTCTTGATCTAACTTCAAACTCATTCACAGGACATATTCCAGCTGAGCTGGGACTATGCTCCCAACTTTCCCAACTTGCTCTGTATCAAAATTCTCTTTCGGGTTCAATTCCACCAGAACTAGGAAACCTTGGTAATCTGCAGTCATTAGATTTGGGGGATAACTTTTTGAGTGGAAGCATACCAGAGAGCATTTGCAACTGCAGAAACTTGTCTTTGGTTGGTGCGGAATTTAATAACCTCACCGGCAAAATCCCATCAAATATAGGAAACCTTGTTAATCTTCAGCTTCTTCTAGCAAATGGCAACAACTTTACAGGCTCATTACCTGCTTCCATGGGTAAGTTGGCAGCTTTCAAAGCAGTTGATTTAAGTAAAAACCAGTTGTCCGGTGCACTACCTAGGGAGCTAGGGAATCTGTCAAATTTAGAACAACTGGTAGTGTTTGAAAATTCCTTTGTTGGGGAAATCCCTTCTGAACTAAGTTGGTGTAAGAAGCTAGTTAACCTTGAAATTTACAGCAATCATTTCACCGGAAGCATTCCCCCTGAGCTTGGAAGTTTGGTTCACTTGGAAACATTGAGATTGTACAAGAATAGGCTAAACTCCACAATCCCACTCTCCATTTTTCAGCTGAAATCATTAACCCATTTAGAACTTTCAAACAATGAGTTAAGCGGGACAATACCATCCGAGCTTGGATCTTTGAGATCATTGCAAATGTTGACCCTGCACTCCAATAAGTTTACTGGAAAGATACCCTCATCCTTGACAAGCTTGACAAATCTGACATATTTGTCAATGAGCTTAAATTCTCTAACAGGGGAGCTTCCATCAAACATAGGGTCGCTTTATAATCTCAAAAACCTCTCCATGAATGGCAACCTTCTTGAGGGATCCATACCATCTAGTATTACCAACTGCACCAATCTTCAAGTTATAAGCTTGGCTATTAATAGAATAACTGGGAAAATACCTCAGGGTCTAGGGCAGCTTCAAAATCTTAGTTTCTTTTCTGTTTGGTCAAATAAATTGTTCGGAGAAATCCCAGATGACCTCTTCAATTGCACAACTCTTTCCACTCTAGATTTGGGCCTGAACAACTTTAGCGGTTATCTGAAACCTCGAATTGGAAAACTTTCCAATCTCAGGCGTTTGAAAGCCTTCGCTAATTCATTTGTCGGAAAAATTCCACCAGAGATTGGCCAACTGAACCAACTTATCGTCCTTGACCTTGGTGAAAATAGATTCTCAGGTCCAGTTCCACCACAGCTGTCTAATCTCTCACACCTACAAGGGCTTTCCCTGGACAACAATGCTTTAGAAGGAGCCATCCCCGAGAAACTTTTTGAGCTAAAAGAGTTAACTAAACTTGAGTTGCAGCAGAACAAACTGATTGGTCCAATTCCAGATAGTGTCTCTAAACTTGAGTTGCTTTCATACTTAAACCTCCAAGGTAACATGCTCAACGGTTCCATTCCGAAAAGCATGGCTCACCTTAATCGGCTAACGACTGTGGATCTCTCTCACAATCATCTCTCAGGACCCATTCCAGGGTCTGTGGTCTCAGGGATGAAAAGCATGCAGATATATTTGAATTTCTCATACAATTTCTTGGATGGCAGCATTCCAGACGAGCTTGGCATGTTGGGAATGGTGCAGGCCATTGACATTTCCAACAACAATTTTTCAGGAATGATTCCTAGAGCGCTAGAAGGCTGCAGGAACTTGTACTCTCTTGATCTGTCAGGTAACAAACTTTCTGGGCCAATTCAAGCTGAAGTTTTTGCCAAGATGGACACCCTCACAAGCTTGAACCTTTCAAGGAACAACTTAGATGGTGAACTCCCAGAAGAGTTGACAAATTTGAAGCATCTTAGCTCCCTTGATCTTTCCCAGAATTCTCTGAGGGGAGTTATCCCTGAGGGCTTTTCCAATTTTACCACCACCTTGAAACACTTGAACCTCTCTTTCAATCAACTTGAAGGCCCTCTTCCAGACACCGGACTATTCAGAAGTATGAATGCATCCAGCTTGGTAGGAAACCCAGACCTCTGTGGAGACATACTGCTGAAGACATGCAAGAAAAGTTCACGGATATCAAAGACAACCATGTACGTTCTCGTGTCGCTTGGAATTGCTTCTGTGCTTCTGATTCTAGTGATCATTTTTCTATTCCTCAACCGATTCAACAAATTGCGTAAGCAAGAAAAGGTTGAAAATCCAGAACTAGAATGTGCTACAGCTTTGACACTCAAGAGGTTTGATCCAAAGGATTTAGAAAATGCCACTGGTCGTTTCAGCAAAGAGAACATTCTAGGTGCAAGCAGCTTGAGCACAGTGTACAAAGGTGGACTAGAAGATGGGCAGATAGTAGCTATAAAGAGTTTGAATCTCCAGCAATTCTCAGTTGAGTCAGATAAATGCTTCAACAGAGAGATCAAGACACTGAGTCAACTAAGGCATAGGAATTTGGTGAAGGTACTTGGCTATGCATGGGAGAGCGGGAAATTAAAGGCCTTAGTTCTGGAGTACATGGAGAACGGGAACCTGGAGAACATTATACATGAAGATGGGATGAATCAGTGGAGATTGACATTCTCTCAAAGAATCAATATTCTAGTCTCTATAGCAAGTGGATTGGATTACCTTCATTCAGGCTATGATTTTCCAATTGTTCATTGCGACTTGAAGCCTTCTAACATCTTGTTGGATGATGATTGGGAGGCCCATGTGAGTGATTTTGGAACAGCTAGAATGTTGGGTGTTCATCTCCAGGATGGGAGTAGCCTTTCCACGGCATCAGCTTTTCAAGGCACAATTGGCTACTTAGCACCAG AGTTTGCATACATGAGGAAAATCACAACCAAGGTAGACGTGTTCAGCTTTGGCGTAATAGTGATGGAGTTACTGACAAGACAAAGGCCAACAGGAATCATGGAAGAAAATGGGCAGCCAATGAGCTTGCACCAACTAGTGGAGAAAGCCCTTGCAAATGGATCACATTCGCTTCTTGAAGTTCTGGATCCAATGCTAACTTCAAATATCTCCAAGGTACAAGAGGCTAGTGCAGAAGAGCTGCTCAAGCTAGCCTTGATTTGCACCAACCAAATTCCCGAGGAGAGACCTATCATGAATGAGGTGTTGTCTGCCCTTAAGAAGCTGAAAAAGGCAATATAA